The following are encoded in a window of Kogia breviceps isolate mKogBre1 chromosome 10, mKogBre1 haplotype 1, whole genome shotgun sequence genomic DNA:
- the CHST13 gene encoding carbohydrate sulfotransferase 13 isoform X1, with translation MGRRWWRRRALVAACLGAALLLLGAAPRALRPAFENRAVGSSWLGGKRRSPLQMLYDLDQGPRSALAEVQRQRRDLLRRACSRHTRRQRLLRPEDLRHVLVDDAHGLLYCYVPKVACTNWKRVLLALSGRGPGDPRAIPAHEAHAPGRLPSLADFSPAEVNRRLRTYLAFLFVREPFERLASAYRNKLQRPWGATFQRRFGTGIVRRLRPRPGPDALLRGHDVRFAEFLAYLLDPRTRRDGPFNEHWERAHALCHPCRLRYDVVGKFETLAEDAAFVLSLVGAPGLRFPEPPSRDRAAARDRAARLFRDISPFYQQRLYGLYRMDFLLFNYSAPSYLQLR, from the exons ATGGGGAGGCGCTGGTGGCGGCGGCGCGCGCTGGTGGCCGCGTGTCTGGGCGCCGCGCTCCTGCTCCTCGGCGCCGCGCCCCGCGCCCTGCGCCCAG CGTTCGAAAACAGGGCCGTGGGCTCCAGCTGGCTTGGCGGCAAGAGGAGGAGTCCCCTGCAGATGCTCTACGACCTGGACCAG GGCCCGCGCTCCGCGCTGGCCGAGGTGCAGCGGCAGCGGCGCGACCTGCTGCGCCGCGCCTGCAGCCGCCACACGCGCCGGCAGCGCCTGCTGAGGCCGGAGGACCTGCGGCACGTGCTGGTGGACGACGCGCACGGCCTGCTCTACTGCTACGTGCCCAAGGTGGCCTGCACCAACTGGAAGCGCGTGCTGCTGGCGCTGAGCGGCCGCGGCCCGGGAGACCCGCGCGCCATCCCCGCgcacgaggcacacgcgcccggCCGCCTGCCCTCGCTGGCTGACTTCAGTCCGGCCGAGGTCAACCGGCGCCTGCGCACCTACCTGGCCTTCCTGTTTGTGCGCGAGCCCTTCGAGCGCCTGGCCTCGGCCTACCGCAACAAGCTGCAGCGGCCCTGGGGCGCCACCTTCCAGCGCCGCTTCGGCACCGGCATCGTGCGCCGTCTGCGGCCGCGCCCGGGCCCCGACGCGCTGCTCCGCGGCCACGACGTGCGCTTCGCCGAGTTCCTGGCCTACCTGCTGGACCCGCGCACGCGCCGCGACGGGCCGTTCAACGAGCACTGGGAGCGCGCCCACGCGCTCTGCCACCCGTGCCGCCTGCGCTACGACGTCGTGGGCAAGTTCGAGACGCTGGCGGAGGACGCGGCCTTCGTGCTGAGCCTCGTGGGCGCGCCCGGCCTGCGCTTCCCCGAGCCGCCCTCTAGGGACCGGGCCGCCGCGCGCGACCGGGCCGCGCGCCTCTTCCGCGACATCAGCCCCTTCTACCAGCAGCGCCTCTACGGCCTCTACAGGATGGACTTCCTGCTCTTCAACTATTCCGCTCCGTCCTACCTGCAGCTGCGCTAG
- the CHST13 gene encoding carbohydrate sulfotransferase 13 isoform X2, which yields MRTTWREQAAFENRAVGSSWLGGKRRSPLQMLYDLDQGPRSALAEVQRQRRDLLRRACSRHTRRQRLLRPEDLRHVLVDDAHGLLYCYVPKVACTNWKRVLLALSGRGPGDPRAIPAHEAHAPGRLPSLADFSPAEVNRRLRTYLAFLFVREPFERLASAYRNKLQRPWGATFQRRFGTGIVRRLRPRPGPDALLRGHDVRFAEFLAYLLDPRTRRDGPFNEHWERAHALCHPCRLRYDVVGKFETLAEDAAFVLSLVGAPGLRFPEPPSRDRAAARDRAARLFRDISPFYQQRLYGLYRMDFLLFNYSAPSYLQLR from the exons ATGAGAACCACATGGAGGGAACAAGCAG CGTTCGAAAACAGGGCCGTGGGCTCCAGCTGGCTTGGCGGCAAGAGGAGGAGTCCCCTGCAGATGCTCTACGACCTGGACCAG GGCCCGCGCTCCGCGCTGGCCGAGGTGCAGCGGCAGCGGCGCGACCTGCTGCGCCGCGCCTGCAGCCGCCACACGCGCCGGCAGCGCCTGCTGAGGCCGGAGGACCTGCGGCACGTGCTGGTGGACGACGCGCACGGCCTGCTCTACTGCTACGTGCCCAAGGTGGCCTGCACCAACTGGAAGCGCGTGCTGCTGGCGCTGAGCGGCCGCGGCCCGGGAGACCCGCGCGCCATCCCCGCgcacgaggcacacgcgcccggCCGCCTGCCCTCGCTGGCTGACTTCAGTCCGGCCGAGGTCAACCGGCGCCTGCGCACCTACCTGGCCTTCCTGTTTGTGCGCGAGCCCTTCGAGCGCCTGGCCTCGGCCTACCGCAACAAGCTGCAGCGGCCCTGGGGCGCCACCTTCCAGCGCCGCTTCGGCACCGGCATCGTGCGCCGTCTGCGGCCGCGCCCGGGCCCCGACGCGCTGCTCCGCGGCCACGACGTGCGCTTCGCCGAGTTCCTGGCCTACCTGCTGGACCCGCGCACGCGCCGCGACGGGCCGTTCAACGAGCACTGGGAGCGCGCCCACGCGCTCTGCCACCCGTGCCGCCTGCGCTACGACGTCGTGGGCAAGTTCGAGACGCTGGCGGAGGACGCGGCCTTCGTGCTGAGCCTCGTGGGCGCGCCCGGCCTGCGCTTCCCCGAGCCGCCCTCTAGGGACCGGGCCGCCGCGCGCGACCGGGCCGCGCGCCTCTTCCGCGACATCAGCCCCTTCTACCAGCAGCGCCTCTACGGCCTCTACAGGATGGACTTCCTGCTCTTCAACTATTCCGCTCCGTCCTACCTGCAGCTGCGCTAG
- the CHST13 gene encoding carbohydrate sulfotransferase 13 isoform X3, protein MLYDLDQGPRSALAEVQRQRRDLLRRACSRHTRRQRLLRPEDLRHVLVDDAHGLLYCYVPKVACTNWKRVLLALSGRGPGDPRAIPAHEAHAPGRLPSLADFSPAEVNRRLRTYLAFLFVREPFERLASAYRNKLQRPWGATFQRRFGTGIVRRLRPRPGPDALLRGHDVRFAEFLAYLLDPRTRRDGPFNEHWERAHALCHPCRLRYDVVGKFETLAEDAAFVLSLVGAPGLRFPEPPSRDRAAARDRAARLFRDISPFYQQRLYGLYRMDFLLFNYSAPSYLQLR, encoded by the exons ATGCTCTACGACCTGGACCAG GGCCCGCGCTCCGCGCTGGCCGAGGTGCAGCGGCAGCGGCGCGACCTGCTGCGCCGCGCCTGCAGCCGCCACACGCGCCGGCAGCGCCTGCTGAGGCCGGAGGACCTGCGGCACGTGCTGGTGGACGACGCGCACGGCCTGCTCTACTGCTACGTGCCCAAGGTGGCCTGCACCAACTGGAAGCGCGTGCTGCTGGCGCTGAGCGGCCGCGGCCCGGGAGACCCGCGCGCCATCCCCGCgcacgaggcacacgcgcccggCCGCCTGCCCTCGCTGGCTGACTTCAGTCCGGCCGAGGTCAACCGGCGCCTGCGCACCTACCTGGCCTTCCTGTTTGTGCGCGAGCCCTTCGAGCGCCTGGCCTCGGCCTACCGCAACAAGCTGCAGCGGCCCTGGGGCGCCACCTTCCAGCGCCGCTTCGGCACCGGCATCGTGCGCCGTCTGCGGCCGCGCCCGGGCCCCGACGCGCTGCTCCGCGGCCACGACGTGCGCTTCGCCGAGTTCCTGGCCTACCTGCTGGACCCGCGCACGCGCCGCGACGGGCCGTTCAACGAGCACTGGGAGCGCGCCCACGCGCTCTGCCACCCGTGCCGCCTGCGCTACGACGTCGTGGGCAAGTTCGAGACGCTGGCGGAGGACGCGGCCTTCGTGCTGAGCCTCGTGGGCGCGCCCGGCCTGCGCTTCCCCGAGCCGCCCTCTAGGGACCGGGCCGCCGCGCGCGACCGGGCCGCGCGCCTCTTCCGCGACATCAGCCCCTTCTACCAGCAGCGCCTCTACGGCCTCTACAGGATGGACTTCCTGCTCTTCAACTATTCCGCTCCGTCCTACCTGCAGCTGCGCTAG